A stretch of DNA from bacterium:
ATTTGAAGTAAATGCAGAAGAGACTTACGATGCTGATCTAGCGATTGATAACAAGGACCGCATTTGGTGTATTTATCGTTCGTATGATGAAATTGATTCAATCTGGTATTTGATCGTTGCATGTAAAAATACAACGGGTTGGTTAAAAGACACCGTTGAGAGCAGGCTTTATGGACAATCCTATAGTTTTGACTGGATTTCAATAGCCGTCGATTCTTCCGGTTCACCCCATATTGCATATGACTGTTGGACTAATTATTACCCCAATCATGCTGGTTATTATGCTTTTTTCGACGGACTGACTTGGCATAAAGAAATTATTGATAGTGGTTATAATTTCAGTATGGTAGGTTACTGCTGTGCGCTTGACATTGATGCTCGAAACCATCCGCACATTAGTTATTTTTGGCATAATCCCGGCATGGGAATTGCCCGAGTAATGCATGCTGTAAAAAATGACAGTACTTGGTATTATGAGTCAGTGGATTCCATAAACTCCGTCAGTTTGGGAACGACATCGATTAGAGTAGACACTGCTGATCGTGTTGGAATCGCCTACAAAGATCCAAATACTTATCAGATGAAGTATGCTTGGCATGATGGTTTAATTTGGTATATTGATACGGTGGAATCTGTGGGTGGCATTAGGGCTCAAAAGGCATTGGATATGGATTCTCTCGGCAAACCTTATATTGTTTATAATAACACTGTCGCCTACAAAGATTCAACAGGATGGCACTATACCCCTTTGCCGGCGCTCGTTCCACCGCTTACGCAATATGCACCTGGTGCTCTACGCATAAGTCATGGTGGCTTAATCCACTTATCAAGACTTGCTACTAATGATGACTACACTTATCGTGAGATAAACTATATATATGGCACTCCGACGGTAATCGAAGAAAATAATCATATTGTTAGAAATGTTCGATATGCAATGTCT
This window harbors:
- a CDS encoding T9SS type A sorting domain-containing protein, giving the protein MEVVTSETNIDWPKIAVDSSGNPYILTSKDRTIVPPILSYLILHNKNNGDWVADTFEVNAEETYDADLAIDNKDRIWCIYRSYDEIDSIWYLIVACKNTTGWLKDTVESRLYGQSYSFDWISIAVDSSGSPHIAYDCWTNYYPNHAGYYAFFDGLTWHKEIIDSGYNFSMVGYCCALDIDARNHPHISYFWHNPGMGIARVMHAVKNDSTWYYESVDSINSVSLGTTSIRVDTADRVGIAYKDPNTYQMKYAWHDGLIWYIDTVESVGGIRAQKALDMDSLGKPYIVYNNTVAYKDSTGWHYTPLPALVPPLTQYAPGALRISHGGLIHLSRLATNDDYTYREINYIYGTPTVIEENNHIVRNVRYAMSCSPNPFKVSTKIRFQFGSVIDGDLNHKVSLNIYDISGRLVNTLINDHLQNGCYSLTWNGRDEKNYDVSSGIYFCELKTMSFSKTIKLIILR